A portion of the Fusobacterium nucleatum genome contains these proteins:
- a CDS encoding efflux RND transporter periplasmic adaptor subunit has translation MKKILTIFLAASLLLVACGKDKENTKTKETKQETTTTEEQKVVKSVEVAAVTTREMSKLFESSAVWEPLAKVDFSTDKGGTVKTIYKKNGEYVKKGEVIVKLSDAQTEADFLQAKANYQSATSNYNIARNNYQKFKTLYDKQLISYLEFSNYQASYTSAQGNLEVAKATYMNAQNSYSKLVARAEISGIVGNLFIKEGNDIAAKEVLFTILNDKQMQSYVGITPEAISKVKLGDEINVKIDALAKEYKAKITELNPIADSTTKNFKVKLALDNPDGEIKDGMFGNVIIPVGESSVLSIEDEAIVTRDLVNYVFKYEDGKAKQIEVQVGATNLPYTEISSPEIKEGDKIIVKGLFGLQNNDSVEIKNGVNK, from the coding sequence ATGAAAAAAATACTAACAATATTTCTTGCAGCTAGTTTATTATTAGTTGCTTGTGGAAAAGATAAAGAAAATACTAAAACAAAGGAAACTAAACAAGAAACTACTACAACCGAAGAACAAAAGGTAGTAAAGTCTGTTGAAGTTGCAGCTGTAACAACAAGAGAAATGTCAAAACTTTTTGAATCAAGTGCTGTTTGGGAGCCATTAGCAAAAGTCGATTTTTCAACAGATAAAGGTGGAACTGTAAAGACTATTTATAAAAAAAATGGTGAGTATGTAAAAAAAGGTGAAGTGATTGTAAAATTATCAGATGCACAAACAGAAGCTGATTTTTTACAAGCTAAGGCAAATTATCAATCTGCAACTTCAAATTATAATATAGCAAGAAATAATTATCAAAAGTTTAAGACACTTTATGATAAACAATTAATTTCATATTTAGAATTTTCTAACTATCAAGCTTCTTATACAAGTGCTCAAGGAAATTTAGAAGTTGCTAAGGCTACATATATGAATGCTCAAAATAGTTATTCAAAACTTGTTGCAAGAGCTGAAATAAGTGGAATTGTTGGTAATTTATTTATAAAAGAAGGAAATGATATTGCTGCAAAAGAAGTTTTATTTACAATTTTAAATGATAAACAAATGCAATCTTATGTTGGTATCACTCCTGAAGCAATTTCAAAGGTAAAACTTGGTGATGAAATAAATGTAAAAATAGATGCTTTAGCTAAAGAATATAAGGCAAAAATCACTGAATTAAACCCTATTGCAGATAGTACAACAAAAAACTTCAAAGTAAAGTTAGCTCTTGATAATCCTGATGGTGAAATTAAAGATGGTATGTTTGGAAATGTTATTATTCCAGTTGGAGAGTCCTCTGTTCTAAGTATAGAAGATGAAGCAATAGTAACAAGAGATTTAGTAAACTATGTATTTAAATATGAAGATGGAAAAGCAAAACAAATTGAAGTACAAGTAGGAGCAACAAACTTACCATATACAGAAATTTCTTCTCCTGAAATAAAAGAAGGTGACAAAATAATTGTTAAAGGATTATTTGGACTTCAAAATAATGATAGTGTTGAAATTAAAAATGGGGTGAATAAATAA
- a CDS encoding TetR/AcrR family transcriptional regulator has product MNSDIDKKYLILEKAKDMIITESYSSLSISKLTSELSISKGSFYTYFPSKDKMLSEILDEYIKNIIIFKNNLLENSKNIDECLDYYINSILSLTDEELKLELVITNLKRNYEVFNEENFKKLKIIACTMIDFVKEVLNKYKNDINIDEKDIEKCSKMIFSIAEVFLIMENVDFNSDRFSFKTLNEVKKMYRSDEMKEHLEFIKKSIKKILY; this is encoded by the coding sequence ATGAACTCTGATATAGATAAAAAATATTTAATTTTAGAAAAAGCAAAAGATATGATAATAACTGAGAGTTATAGTAGTCTATCTATAAGTAAATTGACATCAGAACTTAGTATATCTAAAGGAAGTTTCTATACTTACTTCCCTTCAAAAGATAAGATGCTAAGTGAAATTTTAGATGAGTATATTAAAAACATAATAATTTTTAAAAACAATTTATTAGAAAATTCAAAAAATATAGATGAATGTTTAGATTACTATATAAATTCTATATTAAGTTTAACTGATGAGGAATTAAAACTAGAATTAGTAATAACAAATTTAAAAAGAAATTATGAAGTTTTTAATGAAGAAAATTTTAAAAAATTAAAGATAATTGCTTGTACTATGATAGATTTTGTAAAAGAAGTTCTAAATAAATATAAAAATGATATAAATATTGATGAAAAAGATATAGAAAAATGTTCTAAAATGATATTTAGTATAGCTGAGGTATTTCTTATAATGGAAAATGTTGATTTTAATAGTGATAGATTTTCATTTAAAACATTGAATGAAGTTAAAAAAATGTATAGAAGTGACGAGATGAAAGAGCATCTTGAATTTATAAAAAAAAGTATAAAAAAAATTTTATATTAA
- a CDS encoding lysophospholipid acyltransferase family protein, translating into MEENKKYRILGTLLYYVLRIISSTLKIEIVNKYGIDMQRPHIYGFWHSKLFITPIFFRNVEKKLAMSSPTKDGELISVPLEKMGYILVRGSSDKNQISSTISLLKYLKKGYSIGTPLDGPKGPKEKPKKGLLYLSQKTSVPLVPVGISYSKKWILKKTWDQFEIPKPFSKVKIFLGEPILIDDDEDLDKYTEIVKNGINSLNNQIEF; encoded by the coding sequence ATGGAAGAGAATAAAAAATATAGAATTTTAGGAACATTACTTTATTATGTGTTAAGAATAATATCTTCTACTTTAAAAATAGAAATCGTAAATAAATATGGAATTGACATGCAAAGACCTCATATATATGGATTTTGGCATAGTAAACTTTTTATAACTCCAATATTTTTTAGAAATGTAGAAAAGAAGCTTGCAATGTCAAGTCCAACAAAAGATGGAGAATTAATTTCTGTTCCTCTTGAAAAAATGGGCTATATTTTAGTAAGGGGTTCATCTGATAAAAATCAAATTTCAAGTACAATATCACTTTTAAAATATCTTAAAAAAGGCTATTCAATAGGAACACCACTAGATGGACCAAAGGGTCCAAAAGAAAAGCCTAAAAAAGGCCTTCTATATCTGTCTCAAAAAACTTCTGTACCACTTGTTCCAGTAGGAATTTCATATAGTAAAAAGTGGATATTGAAAAAGACTTGGGATCAGTTTGAAATACCTAAACCTTTTTCTAAGGTAAAAATCTTTTTAGGTGAACCAATATTAATTGATGATGATGAAGATTTAGATAAATATACAGAAATTGTAAAAAATGGAATTAATAGTTTAAATAATCAGATAGAATTTTAA
- a CDS encoding efflux RND transporter permease subunit has protein sequence MSLAGISIRRPVATTMVMVSFIFIGLLAMFSMKKELIPNIKIPVVTITTTWTGAVSENVETQVTKKIKDSLSNVDAIDKIQTVSAYGVSNVVVNFDYGVDTDEKVTQIQREVSKIANNLPNDANTPLVRKIEAAGGNMTAIIAFNADSKTALTTFIKEQLKPRLESLPGIGQVDIFGNPDKQLQIQVDSDKLASYNLSPMELYNIVRTSVATYPIGKLSTGNKDMIIRFMGELDYIDQYKNILISSDGNTLRLKDVADIVLTTEDADNVGYLNGKESVVVLLQKSSDGDTITLNNAAFKVIEEMKPYMPAGTEYSIEMDASENINSSISNVSSSAIQGLVLATIILFIFLKSFRTTILISLALPVAIIFTFAFLSMRGTTLNLISLMGLSIGVGMLTDNSVVVVDNIYRHITELNSPVMEASENATEEVTFSVIASALTTIVVFLPILFIPGLAREFFRDMSYAIIFSNLAAIIVAITMIPMLASRFLDRKSMKSEDGRLFKKIKAFYLKVINKAISHKGLTVLIMVVLFFFSIFVGPKLLKFEFMPKQDEGKYSLTAELQNGTDLNKAERIAKELEEIIKSDPHTQSYLMLVSTSSISVNANVGKKNTRDDSVFTIMNDIRNKTSKVLDARVSMTNQFSGGQTNKDVQFLLQGSNQNEIKQLGKQLLEKLQSYNGMVDISSTLDPGIIELRVNIDRDKIASYGISPTVVAQTISYYMLGGDKANTATLKTDTEEIDVLVRLPKDKRNDINTLASLNIKVGDNKFVKLSDVATLQYAEGTSEIRKKNGIYTVTISGNDGGVGLGAIQSKIIEEFNNLNPPSTVSYSWGGQTENMQKTMSQLSFALSISIFLIYALLASQFESFIMPIIIIGSIPLALIGVIWGLVILRQPIDIMVMIGVILLAGVVVNNAIVLIDFIKTMRTRGYDKDYSIIYSCETRLRPILMTTMTTVFGMIPMALGLGEGSEFYRGMAITVIFGLSFSTILTLVLIPILYSIVDSFTSKLMTRIKVISRKSKKKEAK, from the coding sequence ATGTCATTAGCAGGAATCTCAATACGTAGACCTGTTGCAACAACAATGGTAATGGTATCATTTATTTTCATAGGACTGTTAGCTATGTTTTCTATGAAAAAGGAATTGATACCTAATATAAAAATTCCAGTTGTAACTATTACTACCACTTGGACTGGAGCTGTTAGTGAGAATGTAGAAACACAGGTCACAAAAAAAATTAAAGATAGTCTTTCAAATGTAGATGCTATTGATAAGATACAAACAGTATCTGCTTATGGAGTTTCTAATGTAGTAGTAAACTTTGACTATGGAGTTGACACTGATGAAAAAGTTACTCAAATTCAAAGAGAAGTTTCAAAAATAGCAAATAATTTACCTAATGATGCTAATACTCCATTAGTTAGAAAAATTGAAGCTGCTGGTGGAAATATGACAGCAATTATAGCTTTTAATGCAGATAGTAAAACTGCACTTACAACATTTATTAAAGAACAATTAAAGCCTAGACTTGAAAGTTTACCAGGTATTGGGCAAGTTGATATTTTTGGAAACCCTGATAAACAATTACAAATTCAAGTTGATAGTGATAAATTAGCTTCATATAACTTATCACCTATGGAGCTATATAATATTGTGAGAACATCAGTTGCAACATACCCTATTGGTAAATTATCAACTGGTAATAAAGATATGATTATTAGATTTATGGGAGAATTAGACTATATAGATCAATATAAAAATATCTTAATCAGTTCAGATGGGAATACATTAAGATTAAAAGATGTAGCAGATATTGTATTAACAACAGAAGATGCAGATAATGTAGGATATCTTAATGGAAAAGAATCAGTTGTAGTTTTATTACAAAAATCTTCTGATGGAGATACTATAACTTTAAATAATGCAGCTTTTAAAGTTATAGAAGAAATGAAACCATATATGCCAGCAGGTACTGAATATAGTATAGAAATGGACGCTTCTGAAAATATTAATAGTTCAATTTCAAATGTTTCTAGTTCTGCTATACAAGGTTTAGTACTGGCTACTATAATATTATTTATTTTCTTAAAGAGTTTTAGAACAACAATTTTAATATCTTTAGCCCTACCTGTTGCAATAATATTTACTTTTGCATTTTTATCAATGAGAGGTACAACACTTAATTTGATTTCCCTTATGGGACTTTCAATAGGTGTTGGTATGCTTACAGATAACTCAGTTGTTGTTGTTGATAATATTTATCGTCATATAACGGAATTAAATTCTCCTGTTATGGAAGCTTCTGAAAATGCTACTGAAGAAGTTACTTTCTCTGTTATAGCCTCTGCTTTAACAACTATAGTAGTTTTTCTTCCAATATTATTTATTCCAGGTCTTGCAAGAGAATTTTTTAGAGATATGTCTTATGCAATAATTTTCTCTAACCTAGCTGCAATTATAGTAGCAATCACTATGATTCCTATGTTAGCTAGTAGATTTTTAGATAGAAAATCAATGAAATCAGAAGATGGTAGATTATTTAAAAAAATAAAAGCATTTTATTTAAAAGTTATTAATAAGGCTATTTCTCACAAAGGATTGACAGTTCTTATTATGGTAGTTTTATTTTTCTTCAGTATTTTTGTAGGACCTAAGTTATTAAAATTTGAATTTATGCCTAAACAAGATGAAGGAAAATATTCATTGACTGCTGAGCTACAAAATGGTACTGATTTAAATAAGGCAGAAAGAATTGCAAAAGAGTTAGAAGAAATTATTAAAAGTGATCCTCATACTCAAAGTTACTTAATGTTAGTAAGTACATCTAGTATTTCAGTAAATGCTAATGTTGGTAAAAAAAATACAAGAGATGACAGTGTATTTACGATTATGAATGATATAAGAAACAAAACTTCTAAAGTTTTAGATGCAAGAGTTTCTATGACTAACCAATTCTCTGGTGGGCAAACAAATAAAGATGTTCAATTTTTATTACAAGGTTCTAACCAAAATGAGATTAAACAACTTGGTAAACAACTATTAGAAAAATTACAAAGTTACAATGGAATGGTTGATATATCTTCAACTCTTGATCCAGGAATTATAGAATTAAGAGTAAATATAGATAGAGATAAAATAGCAAGTTATGGTATAAGTCCTACTGTTGTAGCTCAAACAATAAGTTACTATATGTTAGGAGGAGATAAGGCTAATACTGCAACGCTAAAAACTGATACAGAAGAAATAGATGTCTTAGTTAGACTTCCTAAGGATAAAAGAAATGATATAAATACTTTAGCCTCTTTAAATATTAAAGTTGGGGATAATAAATTTGTTAAGTTATCAGATGTTGCTACTTTACAATATGCAGAAGGAACTTCTGAAATAAGAAAGAAAAATGGTATTTACACTGTTACTATTTCTGGAAATGATGGTGGAGTTGGTCTAGGAGCTATACAATCAAAGATAATTGAAGAGTTTAATAATTTAAATCCTCCTTCAACTGTTTCATATAGTTGGGGTGGACAAACTGAAAATATGCAAAAGACTATGAGTCAATTATCATTTGCATTATCAATTTCAATATTCTTAATTTATGCTTTACTTGCTTCACAATTTGAAAGCTTTATAATGCCAATTATAATAATAGGTTCTATTCCATTGGCATTGATTGGAGTTATTTGGGGACTTGTAATATTAAGACAACCTATAGATATAATGGTTATGATAGGAGTAATCCTGCTTGCTGGAGTTGTTGTTAATAATGCCATAGTACTTATAGACTTTATTAAAACAATGAGAACACGGGGTTATGATAAAGACTATTCAATTATTTATTCTTGTGAAACAAGATTAAGACCTATACTTATGACTACAATGACAACTGTATTTGGTATGATACCTATGGCATTAGGTCTAGGTGAAGGTTCTGAGTTTTATAGAGGTATGGCTATTACAGTAATATTTGGTCTATCATTCTCAACTATTTTAACATTGGTTTTAATACCTATATTATATTCAATTGTTGATAGCTTTACTTCAAAATTAATGACTAGAATAAAAGTTATTTCTCGTAAGTCTAAAAAGAAGGAGGCTAAATAA
- a CDS encoding aminoacyl-histidine dipeptidase, protein MSNKLVNLKPERVFYYFEELSKIPRESANEKAVSNFLVDTAKKLGLEVYQDKINNIVIKKPATKGYEDSDGIILQGHMDMVCEKELDSNHNFKTDGIDLIVDGKFLRANKTTLGADNGIAVAMGLAILEDENIEHPEIELLVTVEEETTMRGALELEENILTGKMLINIDSEEEAWVTVGSAGGREIDITFNEEKEKFENANSDFYRLEVKNLCGGHSGAEIHKNRLNANKVMSEVISEIKKNFDMKLCDIKGGSKDNAIPRECYFDIAIDKSSSQNFMNKSKEIFENFKSKYIEQDPNITFEISKLENKYSEIYSNDLFEKVLRILNDLPTGVNTWLKEYPDIVESSDNLAIIKVIDNKITVILSLRSSEPSVLDNLEEKIITIVKKYNASYEVSGGYPEWRFKPISRLRDTAVKTYQDLFNEKMQVTVIHAGLECGAISMHYPNLDMISIGPNIYDVHTPKERMEIASVEKYYKYLVELLKKLK, encoded by the coding sequence ATGTCAAACAAATTAGTAAATTTAAAACCAGAAAGAGTATTTTATTATTTTGAAGAATTATCTAAAATTCCAAGAGAATCAGCAAATGAAAAAGCTGTGAGTAATTTTTTAGTAGATACTGCTAAAAAACTTGGATTAGAAGTTTATCAAGATAAAATTAATAATATTGTTATTAAAAAGCCTGCAACTAAAGGTTATGAAGACTCAGATGGAATAATTCTTCAAGGGCATATGGATATGGTTTGTGAAAAAGAACTAGATTCAAATCATAACTTTAAAACAGATGGGATTGATTTAATTGTTGATGGTAAATTTTTAAGAGCAAATAAGACAACTCTTGGAGCAGACAATGGAATAGCAGTTGCTATGGGACTTGCTATTCTTGAAGATGAAAATATAGAACATCCAGAAATTGAATTACTTGTTACTGTTGAAGAAGAAACAACAATGAGAGGAGCCTTAGAACTTGAAGAAAATATTTTAACTGGTAAAATGTTAATTAATATTGATTCAGAAGAAGAAGCTTGGGTTACTGTGGGTAGTGCTGGTGGAAGAGAAATAGATATTACTTTTAATGAAGAAAAAGAAAAATTTGAGAATGCTAATTCTGACTTTTATAGATTAGAAGTTAAAAATTTATGTGGAGGACATTCAGGAGCTGAAATTCATAAAAATAGGTTAAATGCTAATAAAGTTATGAGTGAAGTTATATCAGAAATTAAAAAGAATTTTGATATGAAATTATGTGATATTAAAGGTGGTTCAAAGGATAATGCTATCCCAAGAGAATGCTATTTTGATATAGCTATTGATAAATCTTCTTCTCAAAATTTTATGAATAAAAGTAAAGAAATTTTTGAAAACTTCAAAAGTAAATATATAGAACAAGATCCTAATATTACTTTTGAAATTTCTAAATTAGAAAATAAATATAGTGAAATTTATTCAAATGACTTATTTGAAAAAGTTTTAAGAATTTTAAATGATTTGCCAACAGGAGTAAATACATGGCTAAAAGAATATCCTGATATAGTCGAAAGTTCAGATAACTTGGCTATTATTAAAGTTATAGATAATAAAATTACTGTTATATTATCTTTGAGAAGTTCTGAACCTAGTGTTTTGGATAACTTAGAAGAAAAAATAATTACTATTGTTAAAAAATACAATGCTAGTTATGAAGTGAGTGGTGGTTATCCTGAATGGAGATTTAAACCAATATCTCGTTTAAGAGATACTGCTGTAAAAACTTATCAAGATTTATTTAATGAAAAAATGCAAGTAACTGTTATTCATGCAGGGCTTGAATGTGGAGCAATTTCTATGCATTATCCTAATTTAGATATGATTTCCATAGGACCTAATATCTATGATGTTCATACTCCAAAAGAAAGAATGGAGATAGCTTCTGTTGAGAAATATTATAAATATTTAGTTGAATTATTAAAAAAATTAAAATAA
- a CDS encoding TolC family protein gives MKKFLTVFLLMTNIVLARDLTLEQAIDLSLNNSKEMRISEKNLDISKLNVSKAFKNALPSVTYTGAYTVGEHERKILTQSERNYVNKKRGYTQNIKLTQPLFTGGTITAGIKGAKAYENIASYSFLQSKIKNRLDTIKIFSDIINAQRNLEALSYSEGILLKRYQKQEEQLKLRLITKTDVLQTEYSIEDIKAQMINIKNIIDTNMEKLYIRTGISKSEPLNLVPFDIPNNFSEKINLDSDLKQAINESISAKIAEEQVKVASATKMAAVGDLLPQVSAFASYGTGERTTFERSYKDSEWTGGVQVSWKVFSFGSDLDNYRVAKLQEEQEELKETSTKENIEINVRSAYLNVLSLEKQIASQGKTLEVAKVNFELNQEKYDAGLISTVDYLDFENTYRQARIAYNKVLLDYYYAFETYRSLLI, from the coding sequence ATGAAAAAATTTTTAACAGTATTTCTTTTGATGACAAATATCGTCTTAGCTAGAGATTTAACTTTGGAGCAAGCAATAGATTTATCTTTAAATAATAGTAAAGAAATGAGAATATCTGAAAAGAATTTAGATATTTCAAAATTAAATGTGAGTAAGGCATTTAAAAATGCTTTACCTTCTGTAACATATACAGGTGCCTATACAGTTGGAGAACATGAAAGGAAAATATTAACTCAAAGTGAAAGAAATTATGTTAACAAAAAAAGAGGATATACCCAAAATATAAAATTAACTCAACCTCTTTTTACAGGTGGAACTATTACAGCAGGTATTAAAGGTGCAAAAGCCTATGAAAATATTGCAAGTTATTCATTTTTACAAAGTAAAATTAAAAATAGACTTGATACAATAAAAATATTTTCTGACATCATAAATGCTCAAAGAAATTTAGAGGCTTTATCCTATTCAGAAGGAATTTTACTAAAAAGATATCAAAAACAAGAAGAACAATTAAAATTAAGACTTATAACAAAAACTGATGTTCTTCAAACAGAGTACTCAATAGAAGATATAAAAGCTCAAATGATAAATATAAAAAATATTATAGATACCAATATGGAAAAATTATATATAAGAACAGGAATTAGCAAATCTGAACCTTTAAATTTAGTGCCTTTTGATATTCCTAATAATTTTTCTGAAAAAATAAATTTAGATAGTGATTTAAAACAAGCTATAAATGAAAGTATTTCAGCTAAAATTGCTGAAGAACAAGTAAAAGTTGCCTCAGCAACTAAAATGGCAGCTGTCGGAGATTTACTACCTCAAGTAAGTGCTTTTGCTTCTTATGGAACAGGTGAAAGAACAACATTTGAAAGAAGCTATAAAGATAGTGAATGGACAGGTGGTGTTCAAGTATCTTGGAAAGTATTTTCTTTTGGAAGTGATTTAGACAATTATAGAGTTGCAAAATTACAAGAAGAACAAGAAGAATTAAAAGAAACTTCTACAAAAGAAAATATTGAAATAAATGTAAGAAGTGCTTATCTTAATGTATTAAGTTTAGAAAAACAAATAGCTTCTCAGGGAAAAACCTTAGAAGTTGCAAAAGTTAATTTTGAACTTAATCAAGAAAAATATGATGCTGGACTTATCTCAACAGTTGATTATTTAGATTTTGAAAATACTTATAGACAAGCTAGAATAGCATATAATAAAGTTTTACTTGATTATTACTATGCTTTTGAAACATACAGATCACTATTAATATAA
- the sppA gene encoding signal peptide peptidase SppA, translating into MKILHYLKRFILFVIKEILSFFIKLFLFLFVVGIIISAAIKSFEEKPTVAIKNKAYVLINLADSYNERLLKSNLFEDDSINFYTLLQSIEAISYDDRVEGIILKLNGDSLSYAQSEELAHEISMARAANKKIIAYFENVGRKNYYLASYANEIYMPSANSTNVNIYPYFKENFYIKGLADKFGVKFNIIHVGDYKSYMENLASNTMSKEAKEDTVRVLDKNYNNFLDVVSLNRKINREDLDKIIKDGELVAASSADLMNNNLIDKYVYWDNVISMVGGKDKIITIQEYAKNYYKEGSMVDSNNIVYVIPLEGDIVESQTEVFSGEENINVSETLEKLNIAKENNKVKAVVLRVNSPGGSALTSDIIAKKVKELAEEKPVYVSMSSVAASGGYYISTNAHKIFVDRNTITGSIGVVSILPDFSKLITDNGVNIEKISDGEYSDLYSADSFTEKKYNKIYNSNLKVYEDFLSVVSKGRRIDKEKLKTIAEGRIWTGDEAIKIGLADEIGGLNETIYAIAEDNNMDEYGIVIAKDKLELGNIYKKYSRYIKMNAKDLVKEKIFKDYLYNKPVTYLPYDVLD; encoded by the coding sequence ATGAAAATTTTACACTATCTAAAAAGATTTATATTGTTTGTGATAAAAGAAATTTTATCATTTTTTATAAAACTATTTCTGTTTTTATTTGTTGTTGGGATTATTATAAGTGCTGCTATTAAAAGTTTTGAGGAAAAACCAACAGTAGCTATAAAAAATAAAGCCTATGTTTTAATAAATCTTGCAGATAGTTATAATGAAAGGTTATTAAAATCAAATTTATTTGAAGATGATTCTATAAATTTCTATACTTTATTACAAAGTATAGAAGCTATTTCTTATGATGATAGAGTTGAAGGAATTATTTTAAAATTAAATGGAGATTCTTTAAGTTATGCTCAAAGTGAAGAGCTAGCACATGAAATATCAATGGCAAGAGCAGCTAATAAGAAAATAATTGCTTACTTTGAAAATGTTGGTAGAAAAAATTATTATTTAGCTTCTTATGCAAATGAAATATATATGCCAAGTGCTAATTCAACCAATGTAAACATATACCCATATTTTAAAGAAAATTTCTATATAAAAGGCTTAGCTGATAAATTTGGTGTAAAGTTTAATATTATTCATGTTGGAGATTATAAAAGTTATATGGAAAATCTAGCTAGTAACACAATGTCCAAAGAGGCAAAGGAAGATACTGTTAGAGTTTTAGATAAAAACTATAATAATTTTCTAGATGTAGTTTCATTAAATAGAAAAATAAATAGAGAGGATTTAGATAAAATTATAAAAGATGGAGAATTAGTTGCAGCTTCTTCTGCAGATTTAATGAATAATAATTTAATTGATAAGTATGTTTACTGGGATAATGTTATTTCTATGGTTGGTGGAAAGGATAAAATTATAACTATTCAAGAATATGCAAAAAATTATTATAAAGAAGGAAGTATGGTAGATTCTAACAATATCGTATATGTAATTCCTTTGGAGGGAGATATTGTTGAATCACAAACAGAAGTTTTTTCTGGTGAAGAAAATATAAATGTAAGTGAAACTTTGGAAAAATTGAATATAGCAAAAGAAAATAATAAAGTGAAAGCAGTTGTTTTAAGAGTAAATTCTCCTGGAGGTTCTGCTTTAACATCAGATATAATAGCAAAAAAAGTTAAAGAGTTAGCAGAAGAAAAACCTGTATATGTTTCAATGTCAAGTGTTGCAGCTTCTGGTGGTTATTATATCTCTACAAATGCACATAAAATTTTTGTAGATAGAAACACAATAACAGGTTCTATTGGGGTTGTAAGTATATTACCAGATTTTTCAAAATTAATAACTGATAATGGAGTTAATATAGAAAAAATATCTGATGGTGAATATTCTGATTTATATTCGGCAGATAGTTTTACAGAAAAAAAATATAATAAGATATATAATTCAAACTTAAAAGTCTATGAAGATTTCTTAAGCGTTGTATCAAAAGGTAGAAGAATAGATAAGGAAAAATTAAAAACTATTGCAGAAGGTAGGATTTGGACAGGAGATGAAGCTATAAAAATAGGTTTAGCAGATGAAATTGGAGGATTGAATGAAACTATCTATGCAATAGCAGAAGATAACAATATGGATGAATACGGTATTGTAATAGCAAAAGATAAGCTTGAATTAGGAAATATTTATAAAAAATATTCAAGATATATTAAAATGAATGCAAAAGATTTAGTAAAAGAAAAGATTTTTAAAGATTACTTGTATAATAAACCAGTGACATATTTACCTTATGATGTTTTAGATTAA
- a CDS encoding GNAT family N-acetyltransferase gives MIKEFDGSQKMMEDIIYIDSKSFKDIDVNVDELCKRIKKNKQYQLFIKYSENIPVAYLGILYMSNLHYDGAWIDLVAVVEEHRNKGIGKELLKFAENMVKEKKGTVLTGLVRKDNVSSSTMFLNSNFESSEKDFILYSKNI, from the coding sequence ATGATAAAAGAATTTGATGGCTCACAGAAAATGATGGAAGATATAATCTATATAGATAGCAAATCTTTTAAAGATATAGATGTTAATGTAGATGAGTTATGTAAAAGAATAAAAAAGAATAAACAATATCAATTATTTATTAAATACTCAGAAAATATTCCAGTTGCATATTTAGGAATTTTGTATATGTCTAATCTACATTATGATGGAGCATGGATAGATTTAGTTGCAGTGGTGGAAGAACATAGAAATAAGGGTATAGGCAAAGAATTACTTAAATTTGCTGAAAACATGGTAAAAGAAAAGAAAGGGACAGTTTTAACTGGATTAGTAAGAAAAGATAATGTTTCCTCTTCTACAATGTTTTTAAATTCAAATTTTGAATCTAGTGAAAAAGATTTTATTTTATATTCAAAAAATATCTAA
- a CDS encoding YbaB/EbfC family nucleoid-associated protein — translation MVRKLKGTKTAGGNQADIVKQAQVMQQQMLEVQEQLKSKEVSSSVGGGAVSVKVNGQKELMEVKLSDEILKDAANDKEMLEDLILTAVKDAMAKAEELAEGEMAKVTGGINIPGLF, via the coding sequence ATGGTTAGAAAACTAAAAGGAACAAAAACAGCAGGAGGAAACCAAGCTGATATTGTTAAACAAGCACAAGTAATGCAACAACAGATGTTAGAAGTTCAAGAACAATTAAAATCAAAAGAAGTTAGTTCATCAGTTGGCGGCGGAGCCGTTTCAGTAAAAGTAAATGGACAAAAAGAACTTATGGAAGTAAAATTATCTGACGAAATATTAAAAGATGCCGCAAATGATAAAGAAATGTTAGAAGATTTAATACTTACAGCTGTTAAAGATGCAATGGCTAAAGCTGAGGAATTAGCTGAAGGAGAAATGGCAAAAGTAACAGGTGGAATAAATATTCCTGGTTTATTCTAA